The DNA sequence TAGGGCTGAACGTCCGCGCGGACAACGCCACCGCCGTCCGCCTCTACCGCCGGCTCGGCTTCAGCGAGGTCACGGAGTTCACGGAAGCGGCGTTCACGGCGCGTCCGTAGGGAACCGGCGGGCAAGGCGCCTTTCGGCCCGCGTGCTGCTCGAGGAACGCCGCGCTCCTCCACGAGCGGCGCCGCCCCGACGCGGGTCGGGGCGGCGCCGTCCGTGTGCGTACCCGCTCCTCAGGAAGCGGGCGTGAACTTCGCCGCGGCGGGTGCCGCGGCGGCCTCCTTCACCACCTTCATGCCGCCGGGGACCGTCGCGTCGGGCTTGAGGATCACGCTCTGCCGGGTCGAGGGGGCCTTGGGGTCCGAGAAGTCGTGGATGATGCCGAAGCCGTTGTCGTAGGACTTCAGGCTCAGCAGCGCGGCCCGGATGCCCTCGCGGGTCAGGTCCTTGTCGGCGCAGGCCTTCTTCAGCACCTCCCCGAACAGGGCGCCGGCGCTGAAGCCGGCCACCACGCCGTTGTCCAGACCGGAGTCCGGGTACTCGGCCTTGTACGCGGCGGCGAGGGCGGCCGGGCCCGCCTCGGTCGAGCCGATGGGCAGGGCCGAGGAGGCCACGTAGTAGTCCTTTTGCAGGGCCGCGCCCGCCGGGGTGGCCAGGAGCTGCGGGGCGAAGGCCGAGTTGTTGCCGACGAACGGCACGTTCCAGCCGCCCGCGGCGGCGACCCCGACGAGCGAGGCGGCCTGGCGGGGGCCCGCACTGATGACGACGGCCTTGACCCCGGCCTGCTTGAGGGCGGCGACCTGGGCCGTCATGTCGTTGTCGGTCGGCTTGATCTTCTGCTCCACGACGGTCAGCCCGGACTCCGCCGCGGCGGCCTTGGCCCCGGTCAGCGCGTTCTCGCCGTAGTCGCCCTCGAAGTAGACGTGCCCGATCTTGTCACCGGAGGCGACCCGCTTCTGGTCGAGGA is a window from the Streptomyces sp. NBC_01244 genome containing:
- a CDS encoding ABC transporter substrate-binding protein; this translates as MNRRRHAAAVLAVALVLTGAAGCSSKAKPAGGTDGEKPAAGGVKAGAGVSDTSIKLGALTDMTGVYASLGKSVTQAQQLWVKQTNAAGGICGRTIELTVRDHGYDPQKALASYTELEPSVLGFAQFIGSPFVSAVKQRIDGQDKGLVIPQAWSASLLGSPYIRTVGATYDIETINAVGYLLDQKRVASGDKIGHVYFEGDYGENALTGAKAAAAESGLTVVEQKIKPTDNDMTAQVAALKQAGVKAVVISAGPRQAASLVGVAAAGGWNVPFVGNNSAFAPQLLATPAGAALQKDYYVASSALPIGSTEAGPAALAAAYKAEYPDSGLDNGVVAGFSAGALFGEVLKKACADKDLTREGIRAALLSLKSYDNGFGIIHDFSDPKAPSTRQSVILKPDATVPGGMKVVKEAAAAPAAAKFTPAS